A single genomic interval of Arthrobacter methylotrophus harbors:
- a CDS encoding MarR family winged helix-turn-helix transcriptional regulator has product MHSQPSDPADLGDLFHAAFRGLRRTWAEQLSPWELTPHQWRALMTLMRRRDATAGIDAPAGNPMRLKDLAEWLRIAPRSATEVVDQLELKGLVCRTADPTDRRATLLAATATGQELFAKISAERRGKSSEYFARLSAGDRAELARILEQLGD; this is encoded by the coding sequence ATGCACTCACAGCCCTCCGACCCTGCCGACCTCGGCGACCTCTTTCATGCCGCCTTCCGAGGGCTGCGCCGGACCTGGGCCGAGCAACTGTCGCCTTGGGAGCTGACGCCGCACCAATGGCGGGCGCTCATGACCCTGATGCGAAGGCGGGATGCCACGGCGGGAATCGACGCACCGGCTGGGAACCCCATGCGACTGAAGGACCTCGCGGAATGGCTGCGTATTGCACCACGTTCCGCCACTGAGGTAGTGGACCAGCTCGAGCTCAAGGGTCTCGTGTGCCGAACCGCCGATCCCACGGACCGTCGCGCCACCCTGCTCGCCGCCACGGCAACAGGGCAGGAACTCTTTGCGAAAATCAGTGCCGAACGGCGTGGCAAGTCTTCCGAGTACTTTGCCCGGCTCAGTGCAGGGGATCGTGCCGAACTGGCCCGGATCCTGGAGCAGTTGGGCGATTGA
- a CDS encoding carboxymuconolactone decarboxylase family protein has protein sequence MTSRRVRGAFVWERPELANRDRSLNTVPCLVTSGSSEQLFGHLRLAKANGLSEAELSEAITHLTFYAGRPKAMSAMAGSQALGGCPWRKAICARAAAMSSSLVLAWPLRPQRHCNCLAPRIFRGAARIRGSSDLFRVGWPFPRRQAPAGTRDAPRITRFSSGQSFRGLPA, from the coding sequence ATGACTAGTCGGAGGGTTCGAGGTGCATTCGTCTGGGAACGGCCCGAGTTGGCCAATCGAGACCGGAGCCTCAATACCGTTCCTTGTCTTGTGACGAGCGGCAGCTCCGAACAGCTTTTTGGGCACCTGCGTCTTGCCAAGGCCAACGGACTGAGCGAGGCCGAATTGAGCGAGGCGATTACGCACCTGACGTTCTACGCGGGCCGGCCGAAGGCGATGTCCGCCATGGCCGGAAGTCAGGCTCTCGGGGGTTGCCCTTGGAGGAAGGCAATCTGCGCACGGGCGGCTGCGATGAGCTCCTCATTAGTGTTGGCGTGGCCGTTGAGGCCCCAGCGACACTGTAATTGCCTGGCGCCGCGGATATTCCGTGGCGCCGCCCGTATTCGGGGGTCGTCAGACCTTTTCCGTGTCGGCTGGCCATTTCCGCGTCGCCAGGCGCCTGCCGGGACCCGGGACGCGCCCCGAATCACCCGTTTTTCCTCTGGGCAATCATTTAGGGGTCTTCCGGCTTGA
- a CDS encoding ABC transporter ATP-binding protein yields the protein MTENTPNPHGSGSGSRNPGRGPARLNPADRGQLKQHPVSLNRIAGLFAPHKATIAVVVLLISASSIIGLAQPFLVRHIIDVALPGKDLPLLAWLAAGLIAVAAATALIGVLQTWMTTGMGQKIMHSLRTRLFTHLQQQSLGFFTRTRSGEVQSRLNNDISGLQQVITSTATGVASNLTTAIATAIAMVAISPGLSLLSLIVIPPAVWFTRRVALLRRNITSTLQSELATMNTQVEEGLSVSGVRLSKTLGTTKRDAHHYTESSKRLIGLEMRSQLAGRWRMSTMGIIFSAIPALIYLAAGLPVTSGGMTIGTLVAFTALQSAIFRPVMSLLDLGVQWVTAMALFSRIFEYLDLTPEITAPAQPVPLDPAAVRGEVRFEGVRFAYDGGTDVLRGINLTLPAGTSTAIVGPTGSGKSTLGSLVPRLHDVTTGRITIDGVDVRDIAPETLTKIVGVVSQETYLIHDTIRENLLLAAPEADDALLWSALASAQIADLIGGLADGLETMVGARGHRFSGGEQQRLAIARTILRNPKVLVLDEATSALDNATEAQVQAALDRLAVGRTTLTIAHRLSTVEKADQLAVLAGGAIVELGVPSQLRDAGGAYARLAETRLAEGSETEEALAGLTA from the coding sequence ATGACGGAGAACACCCCCAATCCCCATGGATCAGGCTCCGGCTCCCGAAATCCCGGTCGTGGTCCTGCGCGCCTCAATCCCGCCGATCGCGGCCAACTGAAACAGCATCCCGTGAGCCTCAACCGGATTGCCGGACTGTTCGCGCCGCACAAGGCGACCATAGCCGTCGTCGTGCTTCTCATTAGCGCTTCCAGCATCATCGGCCTGGCGCAGCCGTTCCTGGTCCGCCACATCATCGACGTCGCACTGCCCGGCAAGGATCTGCCGCTTCTCGCGTGGCTTGCCGCCGGATTGATCGCTGTGGCAGCCGCAACCGCGCTCATTGGCGTGCTGCAGACCTGGATGACCACCGGCATGGGGCAGAAGATCATGCACTCGCTGCGCACGCGCTTGTTCACCCACCTGCAGCAGCAATCACTGGGATTCTTTACCCGGACCCGCAGCGGCGAGGTGCAGTCGCGGTTGAACAACGACATTTCCGGCCTGCAGCAGGTCATCACGTCCACCGCGACCGGTGTTGCCTCCAACCTGACCACGGCTATTGCCACCGCCATCGCAATGGTGGCCATTTCACCCGGGCTCTCGCTCCTCTCGCTGATAGTGATCCCGCCGGCTGTCTGGTTCACCCGCCGGGTGGCCCTGCTCCGGCGCAACATCACGTCCACGCTGCAGAGCGAACTGGCCACCATGAACACGCAGGTGGAGGAAGGGCTGTCGGTCTCCGGCGTCCGGCTTTCCAAAACCCTCGGAACCACCAAGCGCGACGCCCACCACTACACGGAAAGCTCCAAACGGCTGATCGGCCTGGAGATGCGTTCCCAACTGGCCGGCCGCTGGCGGATGTCCACCATGGGCATCATCTTCTCGGCCATTCCGGCGCTCATCTACCTGGCCGCTGGACTACCCGTCACCAGCGGAGGCATGACCATCGGCACGCTCGTGGCGTTCACCGCGCTGCAATCCGCCATCTTCCGCCCCGTGATGAGCCTGCTGGACCTCGGCGTCCAATGGGTCACCGCGATGGCCCTGTTCAGCCGCATCTTTGAATACCTGGACCTGACTCCCGAGATCACGGCCCCGGCGCAGCCCGTGCCGCTGGATCCGGCCGCTGTGCGCGGCGAAGTCCGCTTTGAGGGCGTCCGTTTCGCGTACGACGGCGGCACTGACGTTCTGCGCGGCATCAACCTTACGCTCCCGGCCGGGACCAGCACCGCAATCGTGGGGCCCACAGGTTCCGGGAAATCGACGCTGGGCTCGCTGGTCCCCCGCCTGCATGACGTCACTACCGGACGGATCACCATCGACGGCGTGGATGTCCGCGACATCGCCCCGGAGACCCTGACGAAAATCGTGGGCGTCGTGTCCCAGGAGACGTACCTTATCCATGACACCATCCGGGAGAACCTGCTGCTGGCCGCACCCGAGGCGGACGACGCACTCTTGTGGAGCGCACTGGCCTCCGCGCAGATCGCGGACCTGATCGGGGGACTGGCCGACGGCCTGGAGACGATGGTCGGCGCCCGGGGCCACCGGTTTTCCGGCGGAGAGCAGCAGCGTTTGGCCATTGCCCGCACCATCCTGCGCAACCCCAAAGTGCTGGTCCTCGACGAGGCTACCTCCGCCCTGGATAACGCCACCGAGGCCCAGGTCCAAGCGGCGCTCGATCGGCTGGCCGTTGGCCGGACGACGCTCACCATCGCCCACAGGCTCTCCACCGTGGAGAAGGCAGATCAGCTGGCGGTCCTGGCCGGTGGTGCGATCGTCGAGCTCGGAGTTCCGAGCCAGCTTCGCGATGCCGGCGGCGCCTACGCACGGCTTGCCGAGACCCGGCTTGCCGAGGGCAGTGAAACTGAAGAAGCCCTGGCCGGACTCACGGCATGA
- a CDS encoding polysaccharide deacetylase family protein, whose translation MQRSRQSDTLFQQTSAGADRWTVASVPERGWPWKIHRTHWTAAAAMGTALFVLATFFNVVLLAPAAQAASLVTVTLTFDDAHVDQMAAAAYMNSKGLHGTFYTPSGFLNSDSLHMTTAQALALQAAGNEIGGHIITHPDLAQADAGEVTRQVCDDRTNLTNMGLRVTNFAYPYASSTPAIETIVQGCGYNSARGLGDIASQIPASAGMPLAETMPPADPYLTKAPDQVDSTWTLQNLEDLTLKAEPAGGWMQYTFHHINVANNPLNVTTANFNSLIDFLVAEQAAGRIIVKTVDQVIGGTVKTNPAGPPPPAPITSGNLLRNPGFETAGPVVGGAPSCWVPGGYGNNTYTYSTVAAAHTGTAAEQLVMTTYADGDAKILPPLDTGQCTPTVTPGKRYTMSAWYNSTTNTQFELYYRLGQGNWQYWTSSPLYPASAAYTQVTYTSPPVPAGATAMTMALTLTSLGTLVTDDYSLTEAVLPPGAFQPLTPMRLLDTRISSGPVAPNGTVSFQVGGVNGIPASVSAVTFNLTVANTTSFGFVTAYASGTARPNASNVNYATGQIVPNRVTVPVGADGKVTLYNQSTGTAQLIADVSGYYVAGTAAAAGAFQAIAPTRFLDTRSTPTPVAPNGTVSFQVGGASGIPASVSAVTFNLTVANPTSFGFVTAYASGTARPNASNVNYATGQIVPNSVTVPVGADGKVTLYNQSTGTAQLIADVSGYYLAGVATLPGTFQPIAPTRFLDTRNTTAVPGDGTISFQVGGVGGVPATAAATVFNLTVANPTSFGFVTAYPSGAALPNASNLNYATGQIVPNSVAIPIGPDGKVNLYNRSSGTAQLIADVSGYFL comes from the coding sequence ATGCAACGATCCAGGCAGAGCGATACGCTATTCCAACAAACCTCTGCGGGGGCGGACCGGTGGACGGTTGCTTCGGTCCCGGAACGGGGCTGGCCATGGAAAATTCACAGAACCCACTGGACCGCCGCCGCTGCCATGGGCACGGCGTTATTTGTTCTGGCGACATTCTTCAACGTGGTCCTGCTGGCACCGGCGGCCCAGGCGGCCAGCCTCGTCACCGTGACCCTTACGTTCGATGATGCCCACGTCGATCAGATGGCTGCCGCGGCCTACATGAACTCCAAAGGCCTTCACGGAACGTTCTATACGCCGTCAGGCTTTCTAAACTCCGACAGCCTGCACATGACAACTGCGCAGGCTCTCGCGCTTCAGGCAGCGGGAAATGAGATTGGGGGACACATCATCACCCACCCCGACCTCGCCCAAGCTGACGCGGGTGAGGTTACCCGGCAGGTTTGCGATGACCGCACAAACCTGACAAACATGGGGTTGCGCGTAACGAACTTTGCATACCCATACGCCTCGTCAACCCCGGCTATAGAGACCATTGTTCAAGGTTGCGGATACAACAGCGCTCGTGGACTGGGTGATATCGCTAGCCAGATTCCTGCATCAGCGGGTATGCCCCTCGCCGAGACCATGCCTCCCGCGGACCCCTATCTCACGAAGGCGCCGGACCAAGTCGACAGCACATGGACGCTGCAGAATTTGGAGGACCTGACGCTCAAAGCCGAGCCGGCCGGCGGCTGGATGCAATACACCTTCCACCACATCAACGTCGCGAATAACCCGCTCAACGTGACTACCGCAAACTTCAATTCCCTCATTGATTTTCTGGTGGCCGAGCAGGCTGCGGGACGGATCATTGTCAAAACCGTCGACCAAGTGATTGGCGGCACTGTAAAGACCAATCCGGCCGGCCCGCCGCCGCCTGCGCCCATTACGTCCGGAAATCTGCTCCGTAATCCCGGATTTGAGACCGCCGGCCCTGTCGTGGGAGGGGCGCCTTCGTGTTGGGTTCCGGGAGGCTACGGCAACAACACCTATACCTACAGCACGGTGGCCGCGGCCCACACCGGGACCGCTGCCGAACAACTGGTGATGACCACCTACGCGGACGGTGACGCCAAAATACTGCCACCACTTGATACGGGCCAATGCACCCCAACGGTAACGCCGGGCAAGAGATACACGATGTCGGCTTGGTACAACTCGACGACGAATACCCAATTCGAGCTCTACTACAGACTGGGCCAGGGCAACTGGCAGTACTGGACGTCGAGTCCGCTCTATCCTGCCTCCGCGGCCTACACCCAGGTCACCTATACCTCTCCACCCGTGCCTGCCGGTGCCACTGCCATGACTATGGCCCTGACCCTTACCAGCTTGGGAACGCTGGTTACGGACGACTACAGCCTCACGGAAGCAGTGCTACCGCCCGGCGCGTTCCAGCCCTTGACGCCGATGCGATTGCTCGACACCAGGATCAGCAGCGGCCCCGTGGCTCCCAACGGGACAGTCTCATTCCAGGTCGGTGGAGTGAACGGAATACCGGCAAGCGTGTCGGCGGTGACCTTTAACCTGACGGTCGCGAACACAACATCATTCGGGTTCGTCACGGCCTACGCCTCTGGCACTGCGAGACCTAACGCATCCAACGTGAACTATGCCACCGGACAAATCGTCCCGAACCGCGTCACGGTTCCTGTTGGGGCAGATGGCAAGGTCACGCTGTACAACCAGTCCACCGGCACCGCCCAGCTGATCGCCGATGTTTCCGGGTATTACGTCGCTGGAACAGCTGCTGCCGCCGGAGCCTTCCAAGCCATCGCGCCAACCAGGTTCCTTGATACAAGGAGCACCCCCACGCCGGTGGCTCCGAACGGAACCGTATCGTTCCAGGTGGGCGGAGCCAGCGGAATTCCGGCAAGCGTTTCGGCGGTGACCTTTAACCTGACGGTCGCGAACCCAACTTCATTCGGGTTCGTCACGGCCTACGCCTCTGGCACTGCGAGACCTAACGCATCCAACGTGAACTACGCCACCGGACAAATCGTCCCGAACAGCGTCACGGTTCCGGTTGGAGCAGATGGCAAGGTCACGCTGTACAACCAGTCCACCGGCACTGCGCAACTCATAGCCGATGTTTCGGGATACTACCTGGCAGGCGTAGCAACGCTCCCGGGTACGTTCCAGCCGATCGCCCCAACGCGGTTCCTTGATACAAGGAACACCACGGCTGTGCCGGGGGACGGAACAATCTCGTTCCAAGTAGGTGGAGTTGGAGGTGTCCCGGCGACCGCGGCAGCGACGGTCTTCAACCTCACAGTTGCCAATCCGACATCGTTCGGTTTTGTTACGGCCTATCCCTCGGGAGCAGCCCTCCCGAATGCCTCGAACCTGAACTACGCTACCGGACAGATTGTCCCTAATAGCGTCGCTATTCCAATAGGACCAGATGGAAAGGTCAATCTGTACAACCGTTCCTCCGGTACCGCACAACTCATCGCGGACGTCTCGGGGTATTTCCTCTAA
- a CDS encoding permease: protein MTLPAVDKREQPAHEHKNPARGFASKSVVRLVVGLAIVALFAVVRVLAPRASESFVLPDAARDFATLSISVVIESLPFVFLGIVLSIAVQVWLPDGVLLRRLPRSPLLRRLVLSLLGMLLPVCECGNVPLARGLVVKGLTVAESMTFLFAAPILNPVTIVTTAQAFGWDNGILVSRVLGGFFIANLVGWIYSRHPRPQELLTTRFQETCTVADHQRGSAGKVRRSVQMFSQETRAMMPALFIGAGMAGLIQVAVSREVLVTLGSNPVWSVLALMLLAFVVAICSNVDAFFILSFGATFMPGGIVAFLVFGPMIDVKMLALMRTTFTAKTLLQLSLLVALCAAVLGLAVNYGH from the coding sequence GTGACGCTGCCTGCAGTCGACAAACGCGAACAGCCTGCACACGAGCACAAGAACCCGGCCCGCGGCTTTGCGTCGAAATCTGTTGTCCGGCTGGTCGTCGGCCTCGCCATCGTTGCGCTCTTCGCGGTCGTGCGGGTGCTCGCCCCGCGGGCGTCAGAATCCTTTGTACTTCCCGACGCCGCCCGCGACTTTGCCACGCTGTCAATCAGTGTGGTCATCGAGTCCCTTCCCTTCGTTTTCCTCGGGATTGTCCTCTCGATCGCCGTCCAGGTCTGGTTGCCGGACGGCGTCCTGCTGCGTCGCCTACCACGGAGCCCGCTCTTGCGGAGGCTGGTCCTTTCGCTTCTGGGCATGCTGCTACCGGTCTGTGAGTGCGGGAATGTTCCCTTGGCTCGGGGCTTGGTGGTCAAGGGCCTCACGGTTGCGGAGTCGATGACTTTCCTGTTCGCAGCCCCCATCCTGAACCCCGTGACCATCGTCACCACAGCGCAGGCGTTTGGCTGGGACAACGGCATCCTGGTCTCCCGGGTCCTTGGTGGTTTCTTTATTGCAAACCTTGTCGGCTGGATCTACAGCAGGCATCCGCGCCCCCAGGAGCTGCTGACCACTCGCTTCCAGGAGACATGTACCGTGGCGGACCACCAGCGCGGCTCGGCCGGTAAGGTGCGGCGCAGCGTGCAGATGTTCTCTCAGGAGACGCGCGCGATGATGCCTGCCTTGTTCATTGGTGCAGGGATGGCGGGGCTGATCCAGGTTGCCGTCTCCCGCGAAGTGTTGGTCACTCTGGGCAGCAATCCGGTCTGGTCTGTCCTGGCGTTGATGCTGTTGGCGTTCGTCGTCGCGATCTGCTCAAACGTGGATGCTTTCTTTATCCTTTCGTTCGGAGCAACGTTCATGCCGGGAGGCATCGTGGCCTTCCTCGTCTTCGGTCCGATGATCGACGTGAAAATGCTCGCCCTGATGCGGACAACCTTCACCGCGAAAACCCTCCTTCAGCTCAGCCTTCTGGTTGCGCTATGCGCGGCCGTCCTCGGATTGGCGGTCAATTATGGTCATTAG
- a CDS encoding TIGR03943 family putative permease subunit, with protein sequence MVIRRLVARWQGVVLSLIGLIATIWLGLTGQLALYIHPRYFVFTIIMAVIAAVLALAAFAFAPTVQDRHDHEHDEESDSRWGWLWPVGSVLTIIAAIVALLILPPSTLTTATVAQRDLNGSASALTLKAPALPSKGDYSAFTVRDWASLLRSGAGQDFFADKTATVTGFITPDKSDSNVFFVARFVVTCCAVDAQPIGVPVYHPGWQDQYKTDSWVTITSSFRANPNPTSREAIVLMPDSITPTTQPAQPYVY encoded by the coding sequence ATGGTCATTAGGCGCCTCGTAGCCCGCTGGCAAGGTGTGGTTCTCAGCCTGATCGGCCTCATCGCCACAATCTGGCTGGGTCTGACGGGGCAGCTTGCCTTGTATATCCATCCACGATATTTCGTGTTCACGATCATCATGGCAGTGATCGCCGCCGTCCTTGCCCTGGCGGCCTTCGCATTTGCTCCCACGGTCCAGGACCGGCACGACCACGAACACGACGAGGAGAGCGATTCCCGGTGGGGCTGGCTGTGGCCCGTCGGAAGCGTGCTGACCATCATCGCCGCGATCGTCGCCTTGCTGATCCTGCCGCCGTCGACCCTAACCACGGCAACTGTCGCCCAGCGCGACCTCAACGGCTCAGCGTCCGCCCTCACGCTGAAAGCACCCGCGCTGCCGAGCAAGGGAGACTACTCCGCTTTCACGGTGAGGGACTGGGCGTCGTTGCTTCGTTCCGGTGCCGGGCAGGACTTTTTCGCCGACAAGACCGCCACCGTCACCGGTTTTATCACCCCCGATAAGAGTGATTCCAATGTTTTCTTCGTGGCCCGATTTGTGGTGACCTGCTGTGCAGTTGATGCCCAACCGATTGGCGTTCCCGTCTATCACCCCGGGTGGCAGGACCAGTACAAAACCGACAGCTGGGTCACAATCACCAGCAGCTTCCGGGCCAATCCCAACCCCACCAGCCGCGAGGCAATCGTTTTGATGCCGGATTCCATCACCCCCACGACACAGCCGGCGCAGCCCTATGTCTACTAA